The Eublepharis macularius isolate TG4126 chromosome 3, MPM_Emac_v1.0, whole genome shotgun sequence genome has a window encoding:
- the THAP12 gene encoding 52 kDa repressor of the inhibitor of the protein kinase, translating into MPNFCAAPNCTRKSTQSDLAFFRFPRDPARCQRWVENCRRADLEDKTPDQLNKHYRLCAKHFEASMICRSSPYRTVLRDNAVPTIFDLTSHLNNPHSRHRKRIKELSEEEIRTLKQQKVDEAYEQEKTNPESTDELQNPASEEGGDEHMKDDVPLTQEERENKDYLKSLFEILILMGRQNIPLDGHGADELPEGIFTPDNFQALLEFRINSGDEVLRKRFETTAVNLSYCSQAQQKQMLEICESCIREETLREVRDSHFFSIVTEEVVDLAGENHLPVLVRFVDDSHNLREEFVGFLPYEADPDILAVKFHTTIIEKWGLNMEYCRGQAYIVSSGLASKMKTVATRILEKYPQAVYTLSSSCALNIWLAKSVPVLGISIALGTIEAVCTFFHQSQVLSDLDNVISLLFQNSEDRGKELKEVIRSHWTCRHDTFEIIVDLMQALVLCLDGINESSARWNTMIAGRAYILSSALADFDFVVTVVIVKNILSFTRAFGKNLQGQTSDVFFAASSLTAVLHSLNEVMENIEVYHEFWFEEATSLATKLDLPVKVPGKFCRAQQGNLDSEVTPENYYKEALSIPTVEHIIQELKDIFSEQHLRALKCLSLVPSVMGQLKFNTSEEHHADMYKNDLPNPDTLSAELHCWRIKWKHRGKDIELPTSIYEALHLPDIKFFPNVYALLKVLCILPLMKVENEKFEVGRRRLKAYLKNTLTEQRSGNLALLNINFDIKHDLDLMVDTYIKLYPDKAEFQEEFLSSNSSEIKEET; encoded by the exons ATGTCAGCGGTGGGTCGAGAACTGCCGAAGGGCTGATCTGGAAGATAAGACGCCAGACCAACTGAACAAGCATTACAGGCTGTGCGCGAAACACTTTGAAGCTTCAATGATATGCAGAAGT agtcCCTATAGGACAGTTTTACGGGACAATGCTGTGCCGACCATATTTGATCTGACGAGCCATCTGAACAACCCACACAGCAGGCACAGAAAAAGAATCAAAGAGCTG agCGAAGAAGAAATAAGAACATTAAAGCAGCAGAAGG TTGATGAAGCCTATGAACAAGAAAAGACTAATCCAGAGTCCACTGACGAGCTTCAGAATCCAGCTTCTGAGGAGGGAGGAGACGAGCACATGAAAGACGACGTTCCTTTGACTCAAGAAGAGCGGGAAAACAAAGATTATCTAAAATCTTTATTTGAAATTCTGATCTTAATGGGGAGGCAGAACATTCCACTAGATGGCCACGGCGCTGATGAGCTGCCCGAAGGCATTTTTACCCCTGACAACTTCCAAGCTCTCCTGGAATTCAGAATAAACTCCGGCGACGAGGTCCTGCGAAAGCGGTTTGAGACCACGGCGGTGAATCTGTCGTATTGCTCGCAAGCCCAGCAGAAGCAAATGTTGGAGATCTGCGAAAGTTGTATACGAGAGGAGACGCTCCGGGAGGTCCGAGACTCTCATTTCTTCTCCATTGTCACAGAAGAGGTCGTGGATCTAgctggggagaaccatttgccgGTGCTGGTGAGATTTGTTGACGATTCCCACAACCTGCGGGAAGAATTCGTAGGGTTTTTGCCTTACGAGGCAGATCCGGACATTCTAGCCGTCAAGTTCCATACCACTATCATTGAAAAATGGGGTTTAAACATGGAGTATTGCCGAGGCCAAGCCTACATTGTCTCCAGTGGGCTTGCTTCAAAGATGAAGACTGTCGCCACGAGAATCTTGGAAAAATACCCCCAAGCTGTGTACACACTGTCCTCTTCTTGTGCCTTGAATATATGGCTAGCCAAGTCTGTTCCAGTCTTGGGCATTTCTATTGCCCTTGGGACGATAGAAGCAGTTTGCACGTTCTTTCACCAGTCGCAAGTCCTATCGGATTTGGACAATGTTATCTCCCTTCTTTTTCAGAACAGTGAGGATAGGGGGAAGGAGCTGAAAGAAGTTATCCGTTCACATTGGACGTGTCGGCACGATACCTTTGAGATTATAGTAGACCTAATGCAAGCCCTGGTGCTGTGCCTGGACGGCATAAATGAGTCTTCCGCCCGCTGGAACACCATGATCGCTGGCCGAGCATACATCCTCTCTAGCGCGCTAGCAGACTTTGACTTTGTGGTTACTGTCGTGATCGTCAAGAACATCCTTTCGTTCACAAGGGCCTTTGGCAAGAATCTCCAGGGCCAGACGTCGGACGTTTTTTTTGCAGCCAGCAGCTTAACCGCCGTGCTGCATTCGCTGAACGAGGTGATGGAGAACATTGAGGTTTACCACGAATTCTGGTTCGAGGAAGCGACAAGCTTGGCCACAAAGCTGGACCTGCCCGTTAAGGTCCCTGGGAAATTTTGCCGAGCGCAGCAAGGGAACTTGGACTCTGAGGTCACGCCGGAAAACTATTACAAAGAGGCCCTCAGTATCCCAACCGTGGAGCACATCATTCAGGAACTGAAAGACATCTTTTCAGAGCAGCACCTGAGAGCCCTGAAATGCCTGTCTTTAGTGCCCTCGGTCATGGGGCAGCTCAAATTCAACACTTCCGAGGAACATCACGCAGACATGTACAAGAACGACCTCCCAAACCCAGACACGTTGTCGGCGGAACTTCATTGCTGGAGAATCAAATGGAAACACAGAGGGAAGGATATCGAACTTCCTACCTCGATCTACGAAGCGCTTCATCTGCCCGACATCAAGTTTTTCCCCAACGTGTACGCCTTGCTCAAGGTACTGTGCATCCTTCCATTGATGAAGGTGGAAAACGAGAAATTTGAAGTCGGCCGGAGGCGCTTGAAGGCCTACCTGAAAAACACTTTGACCGAACAGAGGTCTGGTAACTTGGCTTTGCTTAACATAAACTTTGACATCAAGCATGACTTGGATTTGATGGTAGATACATACATCAAACTCTATCCTGACAAAGCAGAGTTCCAGGAGGAATTTCTCTCCTCCAACAGTTCAGAAATAAAAGAAGAGACTtaa